The Vitis vinifera cultivar Pinot Noir 40024 chromosome 12, ASM3070453v1 genome has a segment encoding these proteins:
- the LOC100251658 gene encoding protein DETOXIFICATION 40 produces the protein MLSPSFISFKPKSLPSTCDHFRLNLHSFLFTNSEKAAMKSSPEVVQKPILQSDDSDPPLSSSLQSDDTRSETSAQLESILSNTQLRLSERLRLATWTELKLLFYLAGPAVLVYMIGYVMSMATQIFVGHLGNLELAAASLGNNGIQIFAYGLLLGMGSAVETLCGQAYGAKKFDMLGIYLQKSTVLLTITGVLLTFVYIFSKPILILLGESSRIASAAAIFVYGLIPQIFAYAASFPIQKFLQAQSIVAPSAYISAGTLLVHLLLSWLAVYKMGLGLLGSSLVLSLSGWVVVVGQFLYILKSERCKYTWGGFSVKAFSGLPGFFKLSAASALMLCLETWYFEVLVLLAGLLDHPELALDSLSICMTILGWVYMISVGFNAAASVRVGNELGAGHPKSAAFSVLVVTLTSFLISVVAAVAVLVLRNVISYAFTGGEAVAQAVSGLCPLLAISLMLNGIQPVLSGVAVGCGWQAFVAYVNVGCYYIVGVPLGSLLGFYFKHGAKGIWLGLLGGTLMQTIILIVVMVRTDWNKEVEKALERLDQWEDKKEPLLKE, from the exons ATGCTCTCACCATCCTTCATTTCCTTCAAACCTAAATCCCTACCCAGTACATGTGATCACTTCCGACTCAATCTTCACTCTTTCCTCTTCACCAACTCAGAGAAAGCAGCTATGAAATCCTCTCCAGAGGTCGTCCAAAAGCCCATCTTACAATCAGACGATTCAGACCCTCCACTCTCATCTTCCCTGCAATCGGATGATACAAGGTCTGAGACCAGTGCACAACTAGAAAGCATTTTATCGAACACCCAGTTGCGGTTATCGGAGCGCCTCCGGTTGGCCACATGGACTGAGTTGAAGTTACTTTTCTACCTTGCTGGCCCTGCCGTCCTCGTTTACATGATCGGCTATGTCATGTCCATGGCCACCCAAATCTTTGTCGGTCATCTCGGTAACCTTGAGCTCGCTGCAGCCTCTCTCGGCAACAATGGAATCCAAATCTTTGCCTACGGCCTCTTG CTAGGGATGGGGAGTGCAGTGGAGACCCTGTGTGGGCAAGCATATGGAGCTAAAAAATTCGATATGCTAGGCATTTATCTCCAGAAATCCACCGTTCTCCTCACTATAACCGGGGTCCTCCTCACTTTCGTCTACATATTCTCCAAGCCTATTCTGATCTTGCTGGGGGAATCATCCAGAATCGCATCAGCAGCTGCCATCTTCGTCTACGGCCTCATTCCTCAAATCTTTGCATACGCTGCAAGCTTTCCCATACAGAAGTTCCTACAAGCCCAAAGCATAGTGGCCCCAAGCGCATACATATCAGCAGGAACACTGCTGGTGCACTTGCTGTTGAGCTGGCTGGCCGTGTACAAGATGGGGCTGGGGTTGCTGGGTTCTTCACTGGTCCTGAGCCTCTCAGGGTGGGTTGTTGTGGTGGGTCAGTTCCTTTACATATTGAAGAGTGAGAGGTGTAAGTACACTTGGGGCGGGTTCAGTGTCAAAGCTTTCTCTGGGTTGCCTGGATTCTTCAAGCTATCAGCTGCATCTGCACTGATGCTGTGCTTAGAGACTTGGTATTTTGAGGTTCTTGTTCTGCTGGCTGGCTTGCTTGATCATCCTGAATTGGCTTTGGATTCTCTCTCCATATG CATGACGATACTTGGATGGGTCTACATGATTTCAGTCGGATTCAATGCTGCTGCAAG TGTGAGAGTGGGGAATGAGCTTGGAGCTGGGCACCCAAAATCAGCAGCGTTTTCAGTGTTGGTGGTGACTCTAACCTCCTTCCTGATATCAGTGGTGGCTGCAGTTGCGGTGCTTGTGCTTCGGAATGTTATCAGCTATGCTTTCACTGGTGGGGAAGCTGTGGCCCAAGCTGTTTCCGGCCTGTGTCCACTCTTGGCCATCAGCCTCATGCTCAATGGTATTCAACCAGTCCTCTCAG GTGTGGCTGTCGGGTGTGGATGGCAAGCTTTTGTGGCATATGTAAATGTGGGCTGCTATTACATTGTGGGAGTGCCTCTCGGCTCTCTCCTTGGTTTTTACTTCAAACATGGGGCAAAG GGAATTTGGTTAGGGTTGCTAGGTGGCACCTTAATGCAAACCATCATTCTAATTGTGGTTATGGTTCGGACCGATTGGAATAAAGAG GTGGAAAAGGCTCTAGAGAGGTTGGATCAATGGGAGGACAAGAAGGAACCACTTTTGAAGGAGTGA